The following coding sequences are from one Primulina eburnea isolate SZY01 chromosome 15, ASM2296580v1, whole genome shotgun sequence window:
- the LOC140815696 gene encoding pectinesterase inhibitor-like has translation MSVSAVGYLPLIFTFVVCFCTNSIPALSDNNATDELVNEVCQNTTISDFCRTVIYSNPLAKNADRFTLAYIVFREAYTSTSNVTDHIASWIETTKVGYKDETLVGMKNCLRFYRWAVHSLGEALDNIYSDTYYELDRSAANAEGYARDCEASFNGRPSPMAVNNQDLIKYSKVCLAVSQLFPYD, from the coding sequence ATGTCAGTTTCGGCCGTCGGCTATCTCCCCCTGATTTTCACCTTTGTTGTCTGTTTCTGCACAAATTCAATCCCAGCACTCTCAGACAACAACGCGACCGACGAATTAGTCAACGAGGTATGCCAAAACACCACGATTTCCGACTTCTGCCGCACAGTCATCTACTCCAATCCACTCGCCAAAAACGCCGATCGATTCACACTTGCGTACATAGTCTTCCGCGAGGCGTATACAAGCACAAGCAACGTCACGGATCACATTGCTTCATGGATCGAGACCACGAAAGTAGGCTATAAAGATGAAACCCTAGTCGGTATGAAAAACTGCCTACGTTTTTACAGGTGGGCGGTTCATTCACTCGGCGAAGCGCTGGATAATATCTATTCGGATACCTACTACGAACTGGATCGATCAGCAGCTAACGCTGAAGGCTACGCAAGAGATTGCGAAGCGAGTTTCAATGGCCGGCCGTCTCCCATGGCTGTGAACAATCAGGATTTGATCAAGTACTCGAAAGTTTGCCTTGCCGTTTCTCAGCTATTTCCATATGATTGA
- the LOC140814734 gene encoding cell wall / vacuolar inhibitor of fructosidase 2-like, translating to MAVSVGYLPLISTFFVVCFSTNSIPVLSATTELATKVCKSTTIFDFCRAVIYSDPRSPTADRVALAYIAFGQAYANTTKAADQIASWIKPGDEDETQVGMKKCQRFYGWAAQSFREATGNMDSQVYGGLDRLAVMGEGYARDCEASFSEQPSPLSEMNQNLIKFSNICDAVSQLFPQDENGDPVLV from the coding sequence ATGGCGGTTTCTGTAGGCTATCTACCCCTGATTTCCACCTTCTTCGTCGTCTGTTTCTCCACAAATTCAATCCCAGTCCTCTCGGCCACCACCGAATTAGCCACCAAAGTATGCAAAAGCACCACAATTTTCGACTTCTGCCGCGCAGTCATCTACTCTGATCCGCGATCCCCAACAGCGGATCGAGTCGCTCTTGCGTACATTGCCTTCGGGCAAGCGTATGCAAACACAACCAAAGCTGCGGATCAAATTGCTTCATGGATCAAACCAGGCGATGAAGATGAAACTCAAGTCGGTATGAAAAAATGCCAGCGCTTTTACGGGTGGGCGGCTCAGTCGTTCCGTGAAGCCACGGGCAACATGGATTCGCAAGTGTATGGTGGACTGGATCGATTGGCGGTTATGGGCGAAGGGTACGCAAGAGATTGCGAGGCCAGTTTCAGTGAGCAGCCATCGCCCCTGTCTGAGATGAATCAGAACTTGATTAAGTTCTCCAATATTTGTGACGCTGTTTCTCAGCTCTTTCCACAAGATGAAAATGGCGATCCAGTTCTCGTTTGA